A part of Salmo salar unplaced genomic scaffold, Ssal_v3.1, whole genome shotgun sequence genomic DNA contains:
- the LOC123736110 gene encoding noggin produces MRAITITRRNPNTCGTTGSLRILGSSFDPFWMSIERPAEARVDTDASGGQTASRGDPPAPPASSNYTTNEGFNFGASPELTEGAARYQRKLQNDAEDLDLSELPADVASTLRDWLVRSATCGMRYQWVKLAPVFWPRWLRHTDCEKSGGSRSCSFPSGMACRQAQTTQIKILAWHCWSSEERGGDGLRGMAGIDRETVVVGTGVAGRKCLWRQVPYPVVTACKCSCK; encoded by the coding sequence ATGAGGGCGATTACCATTACGCGCCGAAACCCAAACACCTGCGGCACAACCGGCTCCCTGCGCATTTTGGGCTCGTCTTTCGATCCGTTCTGGATGTCCATAGAACGCCCAGCCGAAGCAAGGGTCGACACCGATGCGTCTGGTGGTCAAACTGCGTCTCGTGGTGACCCGCCCGCTCCTCCCGCCTCATCAAACTACACCACCAACGAGGGGTTCAACTTCGGCGCGTCTCCAGAGCTGACAGAGGGTGCAGCGCGCTACCAACGAAAACTACAAAACGACGCAGAGGATTTGGACTTGAGTGAACTTCCTGCAGACGTTGCCAGCACTCTGCGTGACTGGCTGGTCCGCTCGGCCACCTGTGGAATGCGCTACCAGTGGGTAAAATTAGCTCCAGTGTTCTGGCCCCGCTGGTTACGCCACACCGACTGCGAAAAATCTGGTGGCTCGCGGAGTTGCTCTTTCCCTAGCGGGATGGCATGCCGGCAGGCCCAAACCACACAGATAAAGATACTGGCCTGGCACTGCTGGAGCAGCGAAGAGAGAGGCGGGGATGGGTTAAGAGGGATGGCCGGGATCGACAGGGAGActgtggtggtggggacaggtgTTGCAGGCAGAAAGTGTTTGTGGAGGCAGGTGCCTTATCCTGTGGTTACCGCGTGTAAATGTTCATGCAAATAG
- the LOC106564577 gene encoding mpv17-like protein isoform X2 yields MRKAFIKHVKRFPWLTNVTLYGCLFAGGDFVHQLFSRNDKMDWRHTRNVAVVAFSFHGNFNFFWMRFLERRFPGNSVRMVVRKLFLDQTTAAPLATSVFYTGVSFLEGKEDIFQDWREKFLNTYKFLNFSMVPLYMRTTFTGCCAFVWATFLCFSRQSGDGTANAALAWMFTPKQDTTTEPEAEKLGPKVDQTGPKVDQTGPKPDTEGPKPENPSPKEETNTHR; encoded by the exons ATGAGAAAGGCATTCATAAAACACGTCAAAAGGTTTCCGTGGCTTACCAACGTAACCCTCTACGGTTGCCTGTTTGCCGGTGGGGATTTCGTCCACCAGTTGTTCTCGCGCAATGACAAAATGGACTGGAGGCACACACGCAATGTGGCAGTGGTCGCTTTCAGTTTCCATGGCAACTTTAACTTCTTCTGGATGCGGTTTTTGGAGCGTAGATTTCCCGGGAATTCGGTGAGGATGGTTGTGCGTAAACTTTTCTTGGACCAGACCACAGCCGCTCCTCTGGCCACTAGTGTATTCTACACAG GGGTGAGTTTCTTGGAGGGCAAAGAGGACATTTTCCAGGACTGGAGGGAGAAGTTCCTGAATACATATAAG TTCCTGAACTTTTCCATGGTGCCTCTGTACATGCGGACCACCTTCACAGGGTGCTGTGCCTTCGTCTGGGCCACCTTCCTGTGTTTCTCACGTCAGAGTGGGGACGGCACGGCTAACGCCGCCCTCGCATGGATGTTTACTCCAAAACAGGATACGACGACAGAGCCTGAAGCGGAGAAACTAGGGCCCAAAGTGGACCAGACAGGGCCAAAAGTGGACCAGACAGGGCCCAAACCTGACACAGAAGGACCCAAACCAGAGAACCCAAGCCCCAAAGAGGAGACAAACACCCACCGTTAA
- the LOC106564577 gene encoding mpv17-like protein isoform X1, which translates to MRKAFIKHVKRFPWLTNVTLYGCLFAGGDFVHQLFSRNDKMDWRHTRNVAVVAFSFHGNFNFFWMRFLERRFPGNSVRMVVRKLFLDQTTAAPLATSVFYTGVSFLEGKEDIFQDWREKFLNTYKTGLMFWPFMQFLNFSMVPLYMRTTFTGCCAFVWATFLCFSRQSGDGTANAALAWMFTPKQDTTTEPEAEKLGPKVDQTGPKVDQTGPKPDTEGPKPENPSPKEETNTHR; encoded by the exons ATGAGAAAGGCATTCATAAAACACGTCAAAAGGTTTCCGTGGCTTACCAACGTAACCCTCTACGGTTGCCTGTTTGCCGGTGGGGATTTCGTCCACCAGTTGTTCTCGCGCAATGACAAAATGGACTGGAGGCACACACGCAATGTGGCAGTGGTCGCTTTCAGTTTCCATGGCAACTTTAACTTCTTCTGGATGCGGTTTTTGGAGCGTAGATTTCCCGGGAATTCGGTGAGGATGGTTGTGCGTAAACTTTTCTTGGACCAGACCACAGCCGCTCCTCTGGCCACTAGTGTATTCTACACAG GGGTGAGTTTCTTGGAGGGCAAAGAGGACATTTTCCAGGACTGGAGGGAGAAGTTCCTGAATACATATAAG ACTGGACTCATGTTCTGGCCATTCATGCAA TTCCTGAACTTTTCCATGGTGCCTCTGTACATGCGGACCACCTTCACAGGGTGCTGTGCCTTCGTCTGGGCCACCTTCCTGTGTTTCTCACGTCAGAGTGGGGACGGCACGGCTAACGCCGCCCTCGCATGGATGTTTACTCCAAAACAGGATACGACGACAGAGCCTGAAGCGGAGAAACTAGGGCCCAAAGTGGACCAGACAGGGCCAAAAGTGGACCAGACAGGGCCCAAACCTGACACAGAAGGACCCAAACCAGAGAACCCAAGCCCCAAAGAGGAGACAAACACCCACCGTTAA